The Deinococcus roseus genome window below encodes:
- a CDS encoding IS3 family transposase yields MEAEIHGHHHSRPEAPQGVGEGERKAAEDGRKAANGKCCHEDSDPKKVLNPSQKREAAKDLPEGGVSERQASSLLQTSRSVLRYRQKCHVERQSQLVRKLRQVTLEHPQYGYRKAHAVLAREGLKVNAKTVHRLWKLHHLQQKPRRHHRKVRSGASLPEKANKVNEVWALDFVFDQTVGGQALKFLRLTDEYSKMLLSTHVSTRFRAQQVIQVLNQAFAEHGLPQKLRSDNGSEFMARDLGVFLGLKRVTPVRIEPGKPWQNGFIESLKSRFREEFLNQHVFRTVKEAQVLSVSYRQYSTLRGSIPRWGTSRPVSLCSAPRLLE; encoded by the coding sequence CTGGAAGCAGAAATACACGGGCACCACCACTCCAGACCAGAAGCGCCTCAAGGAGTTGGAGAAGGAGAACGAAAAGCTGCTGAAGATGGTCGGAAAGCTGCAAATGGAAAATGCTGCCATGAAGACAGTGATCCGAAAAAAGTATTAAACCCGTCCCAGAAGCGAGAAGCAGCCAAAGATCTTCCGGAGGGTGGGGTCAGTGAGCGGCAAGCCAGCAGCCTGTTGCAGACCAGTCGCAGTGTGCTGAGATACCGCCAGAAATGTCATGTTGAGCGGCAAAGCCAACTGGTCAGGAAACTCCGGCAAGTCACCCTGGAGCACCCACAATATGGCTACCGCAAAGCCCATGCTGTGCTGGCGAGAGAGGGCTTGAAGGTCAATGCCAAGACAGTTCACCGACTGTGGAAGCTTCACCACCTGCAGCAAAAACCCCGCAGGCATCACCGGAAAGTCCGTTCTGGAGCCAGCCTGCCTGAGAAAGCGAACAAGGTAAACGAGGTGTGGGCACTGGATTTTGTCTTTGACCAGACGGTAGGCGGGCAAGCTCTGAAGTTCCTGAGGTTGACCGATGAGTACAGCAAAATGCTACTCTCCACCCATGTCAGCACCCGTTTTCGAGCGCAGCAGGTCATCCAGGTGTTAAATCAGGCTTTTGCTGAGCATGGACTGCCCCAGAAGCTCCGCTCAGACAATGGCAGTGAGTTCATGGCCCGTGACCTGGGGGTGTTTCTAGGCCTCAAGAGGGTTACGCCCGTAAGGATCGAACCTGGAAAACCCTGGCAAAATGGCTTCATTGAGAGCCTCAAAAGCCGTTTCAGAGAGGAGTTCTTGAATCAGCATGTCTTTCGTACCGTCAAGGAAGCTCAAGTGCTCAGCGTGTCCTACCGGCAGTATTCAACGCTGCGCGGATCCATTCCTCGTTGGGGTACCTCACGCCCTGTGAGTTTGTGCAGCGCACCCAGGCTGCTGGAGTAA